One region of Anaeromyxobacter paludicola genomic DNA includes:
- a CDS encoding methyltransferase domain-containing protein translates to MVLVHRSIPPRVPSERPPLLVLLHGIGADEEDLLPLVPSLDPRFHVVSVRAPHLAEPMGYRWWAIDWSAAPPRADPAEIVASRELLARFLEEAAAAYGTDPARTQLFGFSQGAILSLALLLARPDPARGVVAHSGRLARLPGPEPSVEALSRARALLLHGTEDDVVPVELGRKAGEVLAPLLGTRLEHRELAGLGHGISPESLALAARWLTARLDEEAAGAPAAAAGADHDRALSAAFDDQAARFERAPVQSDPAALARLVAFAGLPPGARLLDAGCGPGLVAEAFLEAGYAVEGVDLSADMVARARARCARFGARASFSQGSLFGLAAGPFDAAVSRFVLHHVEDPLAFLRRQAALLRPGGVLVACDHSGDPDPAAAAWHQEIERARDRTHTRNLPPGELVDLLARAGLEALSLREEPFALDFDEWFDRGSPDRPKAAVRARLLEGRSRSFAPAPQPGGGIRIDSLRVLVRGVKPG, encoded by the coding sequence ATGGTCCTCGTCCACCGGTCGATCCCGCCGCGGGTCCCCTCCGAGCGGCCGCCGCTCCTCGTGCTCCTGCACGGGATCGGCGCCGACGAGGAGGACCTCCTGCCGCTGGTCCCGTCGCTCGATCCCCGCTTCCACGTGGTCTCCGTGCGGGCGCCGCACCTGGCCGAGCCGATGGGCTACCGCTGGTGGGCCATCGACTGGAGCGCCGCCCCGCCGCGCGCCGACCCGGCGGAGATCGTCGCCAGCCGCGAGCTCCTGGCCCGGTTCCTCGAGGAGGCGGCGGCCGCCTACGGCACGGACCCTGCCCGCACGCAGCTCTTCGGGTTCAGCCAGGGCGCCATCCTCTCCCTGGCGCTGCTCCTCGCCCGCCCCGACCCCGCGCGCGGCGTGGTGGCCCACTCCGGCCGGCTGGCGCGCCTCCCGGGGCCGGAGCCGTCGGTCGAGGCGCTCTCCCGCGCGCGAGCGCTCCTCCTGCACGGGACGGAGGACGACGTGGTCCCGGTCGAGCTCGGGCGCAAGGCGGGGGAGGTGCTCGCGCCGCTGCTGGGGACGCGCCTCGAGCACCGCGAGCTCGCCGGGCTCGGGCACGGCATCTCCCCCGAGAGCCTCGCCCTGGCGGCGCGCTGGCTCACCGCGCGGCTCGACGAGGAGGCCGCGGGCGCGCCCGCGGCGGCGGCCGGCGCGGACCACGACCGGGCGCTCTCGGCCGCCTTCGACGACCAGGCGGCGAGGTTCGAGCGCGCGCCGGTGCAGTCGGATCCGGCGGCCCTGGCGCGCCTCGTCGCCTTCGCCGGCCTGCCCCCCGGCGCGCGCCTGCTCGACGCCGGCTGCGGCCCGGGGCTCGTGGCCGAGGCCTTCCTCGAGGCCGGTTACGCCGTCGAGGGCGTGGACCTCTCGGCCGACATGGTCGCGCGGGCCCGGGCCCGCTGCGCCCGCTTCGGCGCGCGGGCCTCCTTCTCGCAGGGCTCGCTCTTCGGGCTCGCGGCGGGGCCCTTCGACGCCGCCGTGTCGCGCTTCGTGCTCCACCACGTCGAGGATCCGCTCGCGTTCCTCCGCCGCCAGGCGGCGCTCCTGCGGCCCGGCGGCGTCCTCGTGGCCTGCGACCACTCCGGCGACCCCGACCCGGCGGCCGCCGCCTGGCACCAGGAGATCGAGCGGGCCCGCGACCGGACCCACACCCGCAACCTCCCGCCCGGCGAGCTCGTGGACCTCCTCGCCCGGGCCGGGCTCGAGGCGCTGTCGCTGCGCGAGGAGCCGTTCGCGCTCGACTTCGACGAGTGGTTCGACCGCGGCTCGCCCGACCGGCCCAAGGCGGCGGTCCGGGCGCGCCTGCTCGAGGGGCGGTCCCGGAGCTTCGCCCCCGCGCCCCAGCCCGGCGGCGGGATCCGCATCGACTCGCTGCGCGTGCTCGTGCGCGGCGTGAAGCCGGGCTGA
- a CDS encoding FAD-binding oxidoreductase has translation MIETSTSTETGRAAPDDGHGAAWRPDPETLATLRRELRGEVCLPGEPGYEQARTIWNAMIDRRPGAVIRAAAAADVVRAVELARDRGLRLSIRGGGHHIAGNAVCEGGLMLDLTPMKAVRIDAAARTARAEPGVVLGELDQAAQAHGLATPLGINSTTGIAGLTLGGGFGWLSRKHGLTVDNLLSADVVLATGEQVRASERENAELFWALRGGGGNFGVVTSFEYRLHPVGPQVLAGLVVHPFSSAKQVLRGYREAARRAPDDLTCWVVMRKAPPLPFLPPEVHGQEVLVLAVCYVGPPEGGEAAVAPFRALGQPIADVIGPAPFTAWQQAFDPLLTPGRRNYWKSHDLLDLGDASIELLTSSAGRLPSPECEVFVAQLGGAVNRVAPTATAYPHRDVAFVVNVHTRWGDPSEDRTCVGWARDLFARLAPYATGGVYVNFMPEDEAQRVSLGAYGPNYERLARLKARYDPENLFRQNQNIQPARVAADG, from the coding sequence GTGATCGAGACCAGCACCTCCACCGAGACCGGCCGCGCCGCGCCCGACGACGGCCACGGCGCCGCCTGGCGCCCCGACCCCGAGACCCTGGCGACGCTCCGGCGCGAGCTCCGGGGAGAGGTCTGCCTCCCCGGCGAGCCGGGGTACGAGCAGGCCCGGACGATCTGGAACGCCATGATCGACCGGCGCCCGGGCGCCGTCATCCGCGCCGCCGCGGCGGCCGACGTGGTGCGGGCGGTGGAGCTCGCGCGCGACCGCGGCCTGCGGCTCTCCATCCGCGGCGGCGGACACCACATCGCCGGGAACGCCGTCTGCGAGGGCGGGCTCATGCTCGACCTCACGCCGATGAAGGCGGTGCGGATCGACGCCGCGGCCCGGACCGCGCGGGCGGAGCCGGGCGTGGTGCTGGGCGAGCTCGACCAGGCCGCGCAGGCGCACGGGCTCGCGACGCCGCTCGGCATCAACTCGACCACCGGGATCGCCGGGCTCACCCTGGGCGGCGGCTTCGGGTGGCTGAGCCGCAAGCACGGGCTCACCGTGGACAACCTGCTCTCGGCCGACGTGGTGCTCGCGACCGGCGAGCAGGTGCGGGCGAGCGAGCGCGAGAACGCCGAGCTGTTCTGGGCGCTCCGCGGCGGCGGCGGCAACTTCGGCGTCGTCACCTCGTTCGAGTACCGGCTCCACCCGGTCGGGCCGCAGGTGCTGGCCGGCCTCGTCGTCCACCCGTTCTCGTCGGCGAAGCAGGTCCTGCGCGGCTACCGGGAGGCGGCGCGGCGCGCGCCCGACGACCTCACCTGCTGGGTGGTGATGCGCAAGGCGCCGCCCCTCCCCTTCCTGCCGCCGGAGGTCCACGGCCAGGAGGTGCTGGTGCTGGCCGTCTGCTACGTCGGCCCGCCGGAGGGGGGCGAGGCGGCCGTCGCGCCGTTCCGCGCGCTCGGGCAGCCGATCGCCGACGTGATCGGGCCGGCCCCGTTCACGGCCTGGCAGCAGGCCTTCGACCCGCTGCTCACGCCCGGCCGGCGCAACTACTGGAAGTCGCACGACCTGCTCGACCTGGGCGACGCGAGCATCGAGCTGCTCACCAGCTCGGCCGGCCGGCTCCCCTCCCCGGAGTGCGAGGTCTTCGTCGCGCAGCTCGGCGGGGCGGTGAACCGCGTCGCCCCGACCGCCACCGCCTACCCGCACCGGGACGTCGCGTTCGTGGTGAACGTCCACACGCGCTGGGGCGATCCGTCGGAGGATCGGACCTGCGTCGGCTGGGCGCGCGACCTCTTCGCGCGGCTCGCGCCCTACGCCACCGGCGGCGTGTACGTGAACTTCATGCCGGAGGACGAGGCGCAGCGCGTCAGCCTCGGCGCGTACGGGCCGAACTACGAGCGGCTGGCGAGGCTCAAGGCCCGGTACGACCCCGAGAACCTGTTCCGCCAGAACCAGAACATCCAGCCGGCGCGGGTCGCCGCGGACGGGTGA
- a CDS encoding sigma-54 interaction domain-containing protein, which yields MPGEAVAGARRIDEDAALRAIVEGTASETGRAFYRALVRNLAAAFDTYGAWLTEVEEGAPGRLRALAFWLGDRFVEPFEYDVAGTPCETTVREGRLVHIPDRVVELYPDDPISFPQRVVSYLGIPLFGAEGHLIGHLAVVDVRPIRDDKRLLTLFELFASRAVAEMRRLRLEGELRERQEKLAGLIGSALDAIVEVDAAWRITLLNAAAEKAFGVSGAAFQGAPIDRLLGEPAAHQVRGLAEALAHRGGAERSLWIPGGFVAQPEGGRSFPAEATLSRFEAGQRSYFTLILRDVDARVEAERTIQSLAATTAYLREQIAEVRGFGDVVARSPAMLAALNAVTQVAATSASVLILGETGTGKELFARAIHERSPRRDRPLVKVNCAAIPATLIESEFFGHERGAFTGATHRREGRFALADGGTMFLDEVGDLPLALQGKLLRVLQEGEFEPVGGSRTRRVDVRVIAATNRDLDQAVRAGEFRADLYYRLGVFPLRLPPLREREDDVVVLAEALATRLARSLGRAVPALRPEDVAALRAYPWPGNVRELRNVLERALITSTDGLLHLDRSLPGDHPGAPAAPAPPPAGEILSEDALRRLERDNMLAALARAGWRVGGEGGAAELLGVRPSTLKSRMKALAIARRPGPGAP from the coding sequence ATGCCCGGAGAGGCGGTCGCGGGGGCGAGGCGGATCGACGAGGACGCGGCCCTGCGCGCCATCGTGGAGGGCACCGCCTCGGAGACCGGGCGAGCCTTCTACCGCGCGCTCGTCCGGAACCTGGCCGCCGCGTTCGACACCTACGGCGCCTGGCTCACCGAGGTCGAGGAGGGCGCGCCGGGGCGCCTGCGCGCGCTCGCCTTCTGGCTCGGCGACCGCTTCGTCGAGCCCTTCGAGTACGACGTCGCCGGCACGCCGTGCGAGACGACGGTGCGCGAGGGGCGGCTGGTCCACATCCCCGACCGCGTGGTCGAGCTCTACCCCGACGACCCCATCTCATTCCCCCAGCGCGTGGTCAGCTACCTCGGGATCCCGCTCTTCGGCGCGGAAGGGCACCTCATCGGCCACCTCGCGGTGGTGGACGTCCGGCCGATCCGCGACGACAAGCGCCTGCTCACGCTCTTCGAGCTGTTCGCGAGCCGGGCGGTGGCGGAGATGCGCCGGCTCCGGCTCGAGGGCGAGCTGCGGGAGCGGCAGGAGAAGCTCGCCGGGCTCATCGGGAGCGCGCTCGACGCCATCGTGGAGGTGGACGCCGCCTGGCGCATCACGCTCCTCAACGCCGCCGCCGAGAAGGCGTTCGGGGTCTCGGGCGCCGCGTTCCAGGGCGCGCCGATCGACCGGCTCCTCGGCGAGCCGGCCGCCCACCAGGTGCGCGGCCTCGCCGAGGCGCTGGCGCACCGCGGCGGGGCCGAGCGGAGCCTCTGGATCCCGGGCGGGTTCGTCGCCCAGCCGGAGGGCGGCCGGTCCTTCCCGGCGGAGGCGACGCTGTCGCGGTTCGAGGCCGGGCAGCGGTCCTACTTCACGCTCATCCTCCGCGACGTGGACGCGCGGGTGGAGGCCGAGCGCACCATCCAGAGCCTGGCGGCCACCACCGCCTACCTGCGCGAGCAGATCGCCGAGGTTCGCGGCTTCGGCGACGTGGTGGCCCGGAGCCCGGCGATGCTGGCGGCGCTCAACGCGGTCACCCAGGTCGCGGCGACCTCGGCGTCGGTCCTGATCCTGGGCGAGACCGGCACCGGCAAGGAGCTCTTCGCGCGCGCCATCCACGAGCGGAGCCCGCGGCGGGATCGTCCCCTCGTAAAGGTCAACTGCGCCGCCATCCCGGCCACGCTCATCGAGAGCGAGTTCTTCGGCCACGAGCGCGGGGCCTTCACCGGCGCGACCCACCGCCGGGAGGGGCGCTTCGCGCTGGCGGACGGCGGGACCATGTTCCTCGACGAGGTCGGCGACCTGCCGCTCGCGCTGCAGGGGAAGCTCCTGCGGGTCCTGCAGGAGGGCGAGTTCGAGCCCGTCGGCGGCTCGCGCACGCGGCGGGTGGACGTCCGGGTGATCGCCGCCACCAACCGCGACCTCGACCAGGCGGTGCGCGCCGGCGAGTTCCGCGCCGACCTCTACTACCGGCTCGGCGTCTTCCCGCTCCGGCTCCCGCCGCTCCGCGAGCGGGAGGACGACGTGGTGGTCCTCGCGGAGGCGCTCGCCACCCGGCTGGCGCGGAGCCTGGGCCGGGCGGTGCCCGCGCTCCGCCCCGAGGACGTCGCCGCGCTCCGGGCGTACCCGTGGCCCGGGAACGTGCGGGAGCTGCGGAACGTGCTCGAGCGCGCCCTCATCACCTCGACCGACGGCCTGCTCCACCTCGACCGGTCGCTGCCGGGGGACCACCCCGGCGCGCCGGCCGCGCCCGCGCCCCCGCCCGCGGGGGAGATCCTGAGCGAGGACGCCCTGCGCCGGCTCGAGCGCGACAACATGCTCGCCGCCCTGGCGCGGGCCGGCTGGCGCGTGGGTGGAGAGGGCGGGGCTGCGGAGCTCCTGGGGGTGCGGCCTTCCACGCTCAAGTCGCGGATGAAGGCGCTCGCCATCGCGCGACGCCCGGGGCCCGGAGCGCCTTGA
- a CDS encoding CxxxxCH/CxxCH domain c-type cytochrome has product MALALALLAGPGAARAGTATVAGVPSATGRCGVLTVTAPYSGDDDQNNSLYFSTSPAGAAQWTGLTQATAGHRASPYVFTIPDLALGALYDVRLYFFDSGGSPGYLYVTGVSGGSTDCTAAGAVTVTQGLGATPSLVVSASYSSDSGANNGLSYRIRTPSGTGAWSGATTLGHAPSPYVFTASGLACGASHDVEVTWLDADGVAGAASQLVTATPTRCSAAGVASAALPSCIRADVAAPVSFDANGDGATTFERGAAATGPWAPACTATGAGPRSCADAALLPSTSYWYRVTTSDPDGVSGPATQVIGPYVTTACDLVVPQALTVTVGSCALVTAKASFLGDSNATGAVAFERAGAAAGPFTPVRGCGSVAGPSPRTCDDVLVTPGSVYWYRASFTDPDGVVGASPVAGPMVVPPCAGGGVLTLRPHPLGQAGAVTGAPGSSSAAVARFALEATVGQVEVTSLQVAADGTAAPRQDVTALLLYRDADGSGTLSAGDALVGTALWDRLRARYALPGFSVPVGTTSYVLVAGVGSAARPGATFTPSLAPAEVAVLAPSVVTPGAAAPGGTLRVTGTPLGQPAGSTAASTHAPSVSILNPGRGAATGRTFRVQVQVHSPLALTATCGAGAQPCVELGTDGATFPYLLAQNPRYGAAAGANAGVYEKTLTLAPGSYLLQARATSAAGTIYSAPIDLVVSARGGDGNLLGRESSSQLCADCHAVKSHGSQSTADRVSGLSRYGSWSTNCRDCHDVHGTSNTHLLRGEIAPPPVNGYQGHQPVRFGGRGGFGQGGSAATGSYANQDGSGPCQVCHTRTSRWTASGPVDAWHRGDCAFCHPHQDGFRARPCDDCHGAPPATGAHLAHYRDSRSPPLSFYADTRILQDYLPGGGAGYVFGCGNCHPLDFAKHGNGQVEVELHDPAAPAGSLKARASPSAAYERSGGTCSGVYCHSSGQRAPAYAATPGWRSGAHLGCNGCHANPPRYASGGAGADTANSHLYPTSGYPGGHFGGLPSWSHGSLHGRQATHMGASPITCQTCHYATTDPAGAGPSGFYWLDTTGDYTWPGDSGDPACPSCHTGAAGKPPPGAGRVLPLRHVNGTRDVVLDPRTSLTVATGFTWLPAGADQPSRPYWESPRQLSTTPPVATTNGVTLSLDVAAGRYDPAAKTCTVACHLSGETVPWGRNAGCGHCHY; this is encoded by the coding sequence GTGGCGCTCGCGCTGGCGCTGCTCGCCGGACCGGGCGCGGCGCGCGCCGGGACGGCCACGGTGGCCGGCGTGCCCAGCGCGACCGGCCGCTGCGGCGTCCTCACGGTCACGGCGCCGTACTCGGGCGACGACGACCAGAACAACTCGCTCTACTTCTCGACCAGCCCGGCCGGCGCGGCCCAGTGGACGGGGCTGACGCAGGCCACCGCGGGCCACCGGGCCTCGCCCTACGTCTTCACCATCCCCGACCTCGCCCTCGGCGCGCTGTACGACGTGAGGCTGTACTTCTTCGATTCGGGCGGCAGCCCCGGCTACCTCTACGTCACCGGCGTGAGCGGCGGCTCGACCGACTGCACCGCGGCGGGCGCGGTCACGGTGACGCAGGGGCTCGGCGCCACGCCCTCGCTCGTCGTCTCCGCCAGCTACTCGTCCGACTCGGGCGCGAACAACGGGCTCTCCTACCGGATCCGGACGCCGTCCGGCACCGGCGCCTGGTCCGGAGCGACCACGCTCGGCCACGCGCCCTCGCCCTACGTGTTCACGGCGTCCGGCCTCGCCTGCGGCGCGAGCCACGACGTCGAGGTGACCTGGCTCGACGCCGACGGCGTCGCCGGCGCCGCCTCGCAGCTCGTCACCGCCACGCCGACCCGCTGCAGCGCCGCCGGTGTGGCGAGCGCGGCGCTGCCGTCCTGCATCCGGGCCGACGTCGCCGCGCCGGTGTCGTTCGACGCCAACGGCGACGGCGCCACCACCTTCGAGCGCGGCGCCGCGGCCACGGGCCCCTGGGCGCCCGCCTGTACCGCCACGGGCGCGGGGCCGCGCAGCTGCGCCGACGCGGCGCTGCTCCCGTCCACCTCCTACTGGTACCGCGTCACCACCTCCGATCCCGACGGGGTGAGCGGCCCGGCCACGCAGGTGATCGGCCCGTACGTCACCACGGCCTGCGATCTCGTCGTCCCCCAGGCGCTCACGGTGACCGTCGGCTCCTGCGCGCTCGTGACCGCGAAGGCGTCCTTCCTCGGCGACTCCAACGCGACCGGGGCGGTGGCGTTCGAGCGCGCCGGCGCGGCGGCCGGGCCGTTCACGCCGGTCCGCGGGTGCGGCAGCGTCGCCGGCCCGAGCCCGCGCACCTGCGACGACGTCCTGGTGACGCCCGGGAGCGTCTACTGGTACCGCGCGAGCTTCACCGATCCGGACGGCGTGGTCGGGGCGAGCCCGGTCGCCGGGCCGATGGTGGTGCCGCCCTGCGCCGGCGGCGGCGTCCTCACGCTTCGTCCGCACCCGCTCGGCCAGGCCGGCGCCGTGACTGGCGCCCCGGGATCGAGCAGCGCGGCCGTGGCGCGCTTCGCGCTGGAGGCGACGGTGGGGCAGGTGGAGGTGACGAGCCTGCAGGTGGCGGCGGACGGGACGGCCGCGCCGCGGCAGGACGTCACCGCGCTGCTGCTCTACCGGGACGCGGACGGGAGCGGGACCCTCTCGGCCGGAGACGCGCTCGTCGGGACCGCGCTCTGGGATCGCCTGCGCGCGAGGTACGCGCTCCCGGGCTTCTCCGTTCCCGTCGGGACGACGAGCTACGTCCTCGTGGCCGGCGTCGGCTCGGCCGCGCGACCCGGCGCCACCTTCACCCCCTCGCTCGCGCCCGCGGAGGTCGCGGTCCTCGCGCCGAGCGTGGTCACGCCCGGCGCGGCCGCGCCCGGCGGCACGCTGCGAGTGACCGGAACGCCGCTGGGGCAGCCGGCCGGGAGCACCGCCGCGAGCACCCACGCGCCCTCGGTCTCGATCCTCAACCCGGGGCGGGGCGCCGCGACCGGCCGGACCTTCCGGGTACAGGTCCAGGTCCACAGCCCGCTCGCGCTCACCGCCACCTGCGGCGCGGGGGCGCAGCCCTGCGTCGAGCTCGGCACGGACGGCGCGACCTTCCCCTACCTCCTCGCCCAGAACCCCCGGTACGGCGCCGCCGCCGGGGCGAACGCCGGGGTCTACGAGAAGACGCTCACGCTCGCGCCGGGGAGCTACCTCCTCCAGGCGCGCGCGACCAGCGCCGCGGGCACGATCTACTCCGCCCCGATCGACCTGGTGGTGAGCGCGCGCGGCGGCGACGGCAACCTGCTCGGGCGCGAGAGCTCGAGCCAGCTCTGCGCCGACTGCCACGCGGTGAAGAGCCACGGGAGCCAGAGCACCGCCGATCGCGTCAGCGGCCTCAGCCGGTACGGCTCCTGGTCCACCAACTGCCGCGACTGCCACGACGTCCACGGGACCAGCAACACCCACCTCCTGCGCGGCGAGATCGCTCCGCCCCCGGTGAACGGCTACCAGGGGCACCAGCCGGTGAGGTTCGGGGGCCGCGGCGGCTTCGGGCAGGGCGGGAGCGCGGCGACCGGCTCCTACGCCAACCAGGACGGCAGCGGGCCGTGCCAGGTCTGCCACACCCGCACCAGCCGCTGGACCGCCTCGGGGCCGGTGGACGCCTGGCACCGCGGCGACTGCGCCTTCTGTCACCCGCACCAGGACGGCTTCCGGGCCAGGCCCTGCGACGACTGCCACGGCGCGCCGCCCGCGACCGGCGCGCACCTCGCCCACTACCGCGACTCCCGCTCGCCCCCGCTCTCGTTCTACGCCGACACGCGCATCCTCCAGGACTACCTGCCCGGTGGCGGCGCCGGGTACGTGTTCGGCTGCGGCAACTGCCACCCGCTCGACTTCGCGAAGCACGGGAACGGGCAGGTGGAGGTGGAGCTCCACGACCCCGCGGCGCCAGCCGGGAGCCTCAAGGCGCGCGCCTCGCCGTCGGCGGCCTACGAGCGGTCCGGCGGGACCTGCAGCGGCGTCTACTGCCACAGCTCCGGGCAGCGGGCGCCCGCGTACGCGGCGACGCCCGGCTGGCGCTCGGGCGCGCACCTCGGCTGCAACGGCTGTCACGCCAACCCGCCCCGCTACGCCAGCGGCGGCGCCGGCGCCGACACCGCCAACTCGCACCTGTACCCGACGAGCGGGTACCCCGGCGGCCACTTCGGCGGCCTCCCGTCGTGGTCGCACGGCTCGCTCCACGGCCGGCAGGCCACGCACATGGGCGCCTCGCCCATCACCTGCCAGACCTGCCACTACGCCACCACCGACCCGGCCGGCGCCGGGCCCTCGGGCTTCTACTGGCTCGACACCACCGGCGACTACACCTGGCCCGGGGACAGCGGCGATCCCGCCTGCCCGAGCTGCCACACCGGCGCGGCCGGCAAGCCGCCGCCGGGCGCGGGGCGGGTGCTGCCGCTCCGGCACGTGAACGGGACGCGAGACGTGGTGCTCGACCCGCGCACGTCGCTGACGGTCGCGACCGGCTTCACCTGGCTGCCGGCCGGCGCCGACCAGCCCAGCCGGCCCTACTGGGAGTCGCCCCGCCAGCTCTCGACCACGCCGCCGGTGGCGACGACCAACGGCGTGACCCTCTCGCTGGACGTGGCGGCCGGCCGCTACGACCCCGCGGCCAAGACCTGCACCGTCGCCTGTCACCTCTCGGGCGAGACGGTGCCGTGGGGGCGCAACGCCGGGTGCGGGCACTGCCACTACTAG
- a CDS encoding zinc-dependent alcohol dehydrogenase family protein, giving the protein MRAVIYDAFSAPPRLAEVPDPVPEPHGVVVRVMATGVCRSDWHGWKGHDPDIRLPHVPGHELAGVIEATGREVRRWKAGDRVTVPFVCGCGECPECRTGNHQVCEAQFQPGFTHWGSFAEYVSIHRADVNLVRLPDSLDFATAASLGCRFVTSFRAVVDQARTTAGEWVAVHGCGGVGLSAVQIASALGASVVAVDISEEKLRLARDLGAVATVNATAVPSVVERVRELTGGGAHVSIDALGHPATCFDSISNLRRRGRHVQVGLMLAEQARPAIPMDRVIAYELELRGSHGMQAHRYDAMLAMIASGKLAPGKLVGRTIGLEESIEALTTMDRFEGSGVTVVTRF; this is encoded by the coding sequence ATGAGAGCAGTGATCTACGACGCGTTCTCCGCCCCTCCCCGCCTCGCCGAGGTCCCGGATCCGGTCCCGGAGCCCCACGGCGTCGTCGTGAGGGTCATGGCCACCGGCGTCTGCCGGAGCGACTGGCACGGCTGGAAGGGGCACGATCCCGACATCCGCCTCCCGCACGTCCCCGGCCACGAGCTCGCCGGCGTGATCGAGGCGACCGGCCGGGAGGTGCGGCGGTGGAAGGCCGGGGACCGCGTCACGGTCCCGTTCGTCTGCGGCTGCGGCGAGTGCCCGGAGTGCCGCACCGGCAACCACCAGGTCTGCGAGGCGCAGTTCCAGCCCGGCTTCACGCACTGGGGCTCCTTCGCCGAGTACGTCTCGATCCACCGCGCCGACGTGAACCTGGTGCGGCTGCCCGACTCCCTCGACTTCGCCACCGCCGCCAGCCTGGGCTGCCGGTTCGTCACCTCGTTCCGGGCCGTGGTGGACCAGGCGCGGACCACCGCCGGGGAGTGGGTGGCGGTCCACGGCTGCGGCGGGGTCGGCCTCTCGGCGGTCCAGATCGCGAGCGCGCTCGGCGCCAGCGTGGTCGCCGTGGACATCTCGGAGGAGAAGCTCCGGCTCGCCCGCGACCTCGGGGCCGTCGCGACCGTGAACGCGACCGCCGTCCCGAGCGTCGTCGAGCGCGTCCGCGAGCTGACCGGGGGCGGCGCCCACGTCTCGATCGACGCCCTGGGGCACCCCGCCACCTGCTTCGACTCCATCAGCAACCTGCGCCGGCGCGGCCGTCACGTGCAGGTGGGGCTGATGCTCGCGGAGCAGGCCAGGCCGGCCATCCCGATGGACAGGGTCATCGCGTACGAGCTCGAGCTCCGGGGCAGCCACGGGATGCAGGCGCACCGCTACGACGCCATGCTGGCGATGATCGCGTCGGGGAAGCTCGCGCCCGGAAAGCTGGTCGGGCGGACCATCGGCCTCGAGGAGTCGATCGAGGCGCTCACGACCATGGACCGCTTCGAGGGCTCGGGCGTCACCGTCGTCACCCGCTTCTGA
- a CDS encoding DUF488 domain-containing protein, with the protein MGVRIVRLGTPRSPGEGLRIGTVRRPPRGVPAARFAKDDWYDVWYPNLAPSVPTMKLAQAARTERDWAAFVRRFRAEMARPEASRTLDLLAALSRTADFAVGCYCADEARCHRSVLRELLAARGARVA; encoded by the coding sequence ATGGGAGTTCGCATCGTCCGCCTCGGAACGCCCCGGTCCCCGGGGGAGGGGCTGCGGATCGGCACCGTGCGCCGGCCGCCGCGCGGGGTGCCGGCGGCGCGCTTCGCGAAGGACGACTGGTACGACGTCTGGTACCCGAACCTCGCCCCCAGCGTCCCGACCATGAAGCTCGCCCAGGCCGCGCGGACGGAGCGCGACTGGGCGGCGTTCGTGAGGCGGTTCCGCGCGGAGATGGCGCGCCCCGAGGCGAGCCGCACGCTCGACCTCCTCGCCGCGCTCTCGCGGACCGCCGACTTCGCGGTCGGGTGCTACTGCGCCGACGAGGCCCGCTGCCACCGATCCGTGCTGCGGGAGCTGCTCGCGGCGCGGGGCGCGAGGGTGGCGTGA
- a CDS encoding histidine phosphatase family protein yields MPSPSPERHLLLVRHGETDWNACGRWQGHTDVPLNATGRAQARALAERLRAHRVRAIASSDLCRARGTAEIVGEALGLEVGLVDPDLRERAYGRWEGLTRGECEARYPEHWARHASDPRVAPPGGESIEDLLARVVPAIHRACEALDAPALLVTHGGVMRAFLFAALGGGALPAPPVVRNGAVWRVHLVDGRVVGASPLEGEGA; encoded by the coding sequence ATGCCGTCCCCGTCGCCGGAGCGACACCTCCTCCTCGTCCGCCACGGCGAGACCGACTGGAACGCCTGCGGTCGCTGGCAGGGGCACACCGACGTGCCGCTCAACGCGACGGGCCGGGCGCAGGCGCGGGCGCTCGCGGAGCGGCTGCGCGCCCACCGCGTCCGCGCCATCGCGTCGAGCGACCTCTGCCGCGCGCGCGGCACGGCCGAGATCGTGGGCGAGGCGCTCGGGCTCGAGGTGGGGCTCGTGGATCCCGACCTGCGCGAGCGCGCCTACGGCCGCTGGGAGGGGCTCACCCGCGGAGAGTGCGAGGCGAGGTACCCGGAGCACTGGGCGCGCCACGCCTCGGATCCCCGCGTGGCGCCGCCCGGCGGGGAGTCCATCGAGGACCTGCTCGCGCGCGTGGTCCCGGCGATCCACCGCGCCTGCGAGGCGCTCGACGCGCCGGCCCTGCTCGTCACGCACGGGGGCGTGATGCGGGCGTTCCTGTTCGCCGCGCTCGGCGGCGGCGCGCTCCCGGCGCCGCCGGTCGTCCGGAACGGCGCCGTCTGGCGGGTGCACCTCGTGGACGGCCGCGTCGTCGGGGCGTCGCCGCTGGAGGGCGAGGGGGCCTGA